From a single Prionailurus bengalensis isolate Pbe53 chromosome A1, Fcat_Pben_1.1_paternal_pri, whole genome shotgun sequence genomic region:
- the TSPAN17 gene encoding tetraspanin-17 isoform X1, with translation MPGKHQHFQEPEVGCCGKYFLFGFNIVFWVLGALFLAIGLWAWGEKGVLSNISALTDLGGLDPVWLFVVVGGVMSVLGFAGCIGALRENTFLLKFFSVFLGLIFFLELATGILAFVFKDWIRDQLNFFINNNVKAYRDDIDLQNLIDFAQEYWSCCGARGPNDWNLNIYFNCTDLNPSRERCGVPFSCCVRDPAEDVLNTQCGYDVRLKLELEQQGSIHTKGCVGQFEKWLQDNLIVVAGVFVGIALLQIFGICLAQNLVSDIKAVKANWIKHDDGYKLLK, from the exons GTGCTGGGAGCCCTGTTCCTGGCCATTGGCCTCTGGGCCTGGGGTGAGAAG GGCGTTCTCTCTAACATCTCAGCGCTGACAGATCTGGGAGGCCTCGACCCCGTATGGCTGTTTGTAGTGGTTGGAGGTGTCATGTCAGTACTGGGCTTTGCTGGCTGCATCGGGGCCCTCCGGGAGAACACCTTCCTGCTCAAGTTT TTCTCCGTGTTCCTCGGCCTCATCTTCTTCCTGGAACTGGCAACAGGGATTCTGGCCTTCGTATTCAAGGACTGGATTCGAGACCAGCTCAATTTCTTCATCAACAACAACGTTAAGGCCTATCGGGACGACATTGACCTCCAGAACCTCATTGACTTTGCTCAGGAATAT TGGTCTTGCTGCGGAGCCCGAGGGCCTAATGATTGGAACCTCAATATCTATTTCAACTGCACTGACTTGAACCCGAGCCGGGAGCGCTGCGGGGTGCCCTTCTCCTGCTGCGTCCGGGACCCTGCG GAAGATGTCCTCAACACCCAGTGTGGCTACGATGTCCGGCTCAAGCTG GAGCTGGAGCAGCAGGGCTCCATCCACACCAAAGGCTGTGTGGGCCAGTTTGAGAAGTGGCTGCAGGACAACCTGATCGTTGTGGCTGGGGTCTTTGTGGGCATCGCCCTCCTCCAG ATCTTTGGTATCTGCCTGGCCCAGAACCTTGTGAGTGACATCAAGGCAGTGAAGGCCAACTG GATCAAACATGATGATGGCTACAAActactcaaataa